In Aegilops tauschii subsp. strangulata cultivar AL8/78 chromosome 3, Aet v6.0, whole genome shotgun sequence, one genomic interval encodes:
- the LOC109783811 gene encoding sedoheptulose-1,7-bisphosphatase, chloroplastic yields METVAAAGYARGAATRSPACCAAMSFSQSYRPKAARPATTFYGESLRANTARTSFPAGRQSKAASRAALTTRCAIGDSLEEFLTKATPDKNLIRLLICMGEAMRTIAFKVRTASCGGTACVNSFGDEQLAVDMLADKLLFEALEYSHVCKYACSEEVPELQDMGGPVEGGFSVAFDPLDGSSIVDTNFTVGTIFGVWPGDKLTGVTGGDQVAAAMGIYGPRTTFVVALKDCPGTHEFLLLDEGKWQHVKDTTTIGEGKMFSPGNLRATFDNPDYDKLVNYYVKEKYTLRYTGGMVPDVNQIIVKEKGIFTNVTSPTAKAKLRLLFEVAPLGFLIEKAGGHSSDGKQSVLDKVISQLDERTQVAYGSKNEIIRFEETLYGSSRLAASATVGATA; encoded by the exons ATGGAGACCGTTGCGGCTGCCGGCTACGCGCGCGGGGCCGCCACGCGCTCCCCcgcctgctgcgccgccatgTCCTTCTCGCAGTCCTACAGGCCCAAG GCTGCCAGGCCGGCGACCACGTTCTACGGCGAGTCGCTGCGGGCGAACACGGCGAGGACGTCGTTCCCGGCGGGGAGGCAGTCCAAGGCGGCGAGCCGGGCGGCGCTCACCACCCGGTGCGCGATCGGCGACAGCCTG GAGGAGTTCCTGACCAAGGCGACGCCGGACAAGAACCTCATCAGGCTGCTGATCTGCATGGGGGAGGCGATGAGGACGATCGCCTTCAAGGTCCGGACCGCGTCCTGCGGCGGCACGGCCTGCGTCAACTCCTTCGGCGACGAGCAGCTCGCCGTCGACATGCTCGCCGACAAGCTCCTCTTCGAG GCGTTGGAGTACTCCCATGTCTGCAAGTACGCGTGCTCTGAGGAAGTCCCCGAGCTGCAGGACATGGGTGGCCCGGTCGAAG GCGGATTCAGCGTCGCGTTCGACCCCCTTGATGGTTCCAGCATTGTGGACACCAACTTCACCGTCGGAACCATCTTCGGTGTCTGGCCTGGCGACAAGCTGACGGGCGTCACCGGCGGTGACCAAGTTGCCGCTGCCATGGGCATCTACGGCCCTCGCACCACTTTCGTTGTTGCCCTCAAGGACTGCCCTGGAACACACGAATTCCTTCTTCTCGACGAAG GTAAATGGCAGCATGTCAAGGACACAACAACCATTGGAGAAGGGAAGATGTTCTCCCCTGGTAACTTGAGGGCCACATTTGATAACCCTGATTACGACAAG CTTGTCAACTACTATGTCAAGGAGAAGTACACGCTGCGTTACACCGGAGGCATGGTCCCTGATGTCAACCAG ATCATCGTGAAGGAGAAGGGCATCTTCACGAACGTGACGTCGCCGACGGCCAAGGCGAAGCTGCGGCTGCTGTTCGAGGTGGCGCCGCTGGGGTTCTTGATAGAGAAGGCCGGCGGGCACAGCAGCGACGGCAAGCAGTCGGTGCTGGACAAGGTGATCTCCCAACTCGACGAGCGGACCCAGGTGGCCTACGGCTCCAAGAACGAGATCATCCGCTTCGAGGAGACCCTCTACGGCTCCTCCAGACTCGCCGCCAGCGCCACCGTCGGCGCCACCGCCTga